A region of Cucumis melo cultivar AY chromosome 2, USDA_Cmelo_AY_1.0, whole genome shotgun sequence DNA encodes the following proteins:
- the LOC103487208 gene encoding uncharacterized protein LOC103487208, translating to MGFHCGFFICCLLICSSVAFQSDELLVDDDEFEGTQQIQYTDAAHTRSTPPPSRPTSTRRRFSDPDSDSKVQFQLEHSFGDSDFAPAGLFTARLKTSSHGGQSLTKMRFSRDAFTEEDSKKFTTLLQEDGFYTVRLGTNVLKSSGESYVYSSVKSRCLVRGELDEHFVIHMDGVNILAINYGTPGACPFPRQLKLPSKWSFNSLTFLKSGEQAPRTPVFAEDILVGETGEGEGVKPPEKSFWAKYWMYLIPLGLIVMNAITQAMNMAEEQVSGQAAGQAQPQQSAAVVQRGPGSSAVRRR from the exons ATGGGATTCCACTGTGGCTTCTTCATCTGCTGCCTCTTGATTTGTTCATCTGTGGCTTTTCAATCCGATGAGCTTCtcgttgatgatgatgaatttGAAGGGACGCAGCAAATTCAGTATACCGACGCCGCTCATACTCGATCCACACCTCCTCCAAGTCGTCCGACATCGACTAGGAGGCGATTTTCAGATCCTGATTCGGATTCTAAGGTTCAATTTCAGCTAGAGCACTCATTTGGGGACTCTGATTTTGCTCCTGCTGGCCTTTTTACTGCACGTCTGAAGACTTCGAGCCATGGTGGTCAG TCACTAACAAAGATGCGGTTTTCAAGAGATGCTTTTACCGAAGAGGACAGCAAGAAGTTCACG ACCTTGTTGCAAGAAGATGGTTTCTACACCGTTAGATTGGGAACAAATGTTTTGAAGTCCTCGGGGGAGAGCTATGTTTACTCATCAGTGAAATCA AGATGTCTTGTGCGAGGAGAATTGGATGAACATTTTGTCATACACATG GATGGTGTTAATATTTTGGCTATTAATTATGGTACCCCTGGTGCATGCCCTTTTCCCAGACAACTGAAACTT CCTTCAAAATGGTCTTTTAACTCTCTCACGTTTTTGAAGAGTGGTGAGCAGGCTCCTAG GACACCTGTATTTGCTGAGGACATTCTTGTTGGTGAGACTGGAGAAGGGGAAGGTGTAAAGCCACCTGAGAAGTCATTTTGGGCTAAATAT TGGATGTACCTGATACCACTTGGATTGATTGTTATGAATGCCATAACACAAGCAATGAACATGGCCGAAGAACAGGTTAGTGGCCAAGCAGCAGGACAAGCACAACCACAGCAATCAGCTGCTGTAGTACAGCGCGGACCAGGTTCTTCTGCAGTAAGACGAAGATAG